Proteins from a genomic interval of Thermoanaerobacterium thermosaccharolyticum DSM 571:
- the cbiB gene encoding adenosylcobinamide-phosphate synthase CbiB yields the protein MNVVAAYILDLIIGDPQGYPHPVRLIGKLISFIERNLRKITKTGRQERIAGYFLCAIVVFTSYISGYFIIYMLKEVNVYLGKISEVLLIYTCLATNDLAKSANKVYEPLKRNDLVEARKMLSFIVSRDTENLDLGDIIRGTVETVAENISDGIIAPLFYAFIGGVPLALAYKASSTLDSMVGYRNEKYEDIGYASAKLDDVLNFIPSRITGLLIVASSFLLGYDYKNSFYILKRDRLKHESPNSAHGEAAIAGALGVKLGGLNYYFGKPELKPKLGDGKETLKLDHIKDTVRIMYMTSFLGLILFFAFKTILTGGIYR from the coding sequence ATGAACGTTGTAGCTGCATATATTTTAGATCTCATCATAGGCGATCCGCAAGGATATCCACATCCGGTTAGACTGATTGGGAAATTGATAAGCTTTATTGAGAGAAATTTGAGAAAAATTACAAAAACTGGTAGACAAGAAAGAATTGCGGGTTATTTCTTGTGTGCCATAGTTGTTTTTACAAGCTATATAAGTGGATACTTTATCATTTACATGCTGAAAGAAGTGAATGTGTATTTAGGAAAGATTTCAGAAGTACTTCTAATTTACACATGTCTTGCTACTAACGATTTGGCAAAATCGGCAAATAAGGTTTATGAACCGCTTAAAAGAAATGACTTAGTTGAGGCCCGCAAGATGCTGTCTTTCATCGTAAGCCGTGATACGGAAAATTTAGACTTAGGAGATATCATAAGAGGCACTGTTGAGACGGTGGCAGAAAATATATCAGATGGGATAATAGCACCTTTATTCTATGCTTTTATAGGCGGTGTACCGTTGGCATTAGCATATAAGGCTTCCAGCACCCTCGACTCAATGGTTGGCTATAGAAATGAAAAATACGAAGACATAGGATATGCGTCTGCTAAACTTGACGATGTATTAAACTTTATACCATCAAGGATAACCGGACTGCTGATAGTAGCGTCATCATTTTTGTTGGGATACGACTATAAAAACAGCTTCTATATTTTAAAAAGGGATAGATTAAAGCACGAAAGCCCAAATAGTGCACATGGGGAAGCTGCAATTGCAGGTGCTCTAGGTGTAAAATTAGGTGGACTTAACTACTATTTTGGAAAGCCTGAACTAAAGCCGAAACTGGGAGATGGCAAAGAAACACTTAAATTAGACCACATCAAAGATACTGTAAGGATAATGTATATGACATCTTTTCTGGGACTTATTTTATTCTTTGCTTTTAAAACAATATTAACAGGAGGTATATATAGATGA
- the cobU gene encoding bifunctional adenosylcobinamide kinase/adenosylcobinamide-phosphate guanylyltransferase translates to MALIMVTGGARSGKSQFAESLAMKYGGYSVLYIATSIPFDDEMKERVRRHKERRPKEWDTVEAYNGIRDIIRSIDKKAVLLDCLTVMVSNLLLEIDMTWEEKNLEDVDRAEEKISAEVDGLITASKENDKDVIIVTNEVGMGLVPEYKLGRIFRDISGRMNKKIAENADYVYFMVSGIPLEIKNKNNRLF, encoded by the coding sequence TTGGCTTTGATTATGGTGACAGGCGGCGCAAGGTCTGGCAAAAGCCAGTTTGCAGAAAGCCTTGCAATGAAATACGGTGGTTACAGCGTCCTTTACATCGCTACATCTATACCGTTTGATGACGAGATGAAAGAAAGAGTTAGAAGGCATAAAGAAAGAAGGCCAAAAGAGTGGGATACAGTAGAGGCTTATAATGGCATTCGTGATATTATAAGAAGCATAGACAAAAAAGCTGTGCTTTTGGACTGCCTGACTGTCATGGTGTCGAATCTACTTTTAGAAATTGATATGACGTGGGAAGAGAAGAATTTAGAAGATGTAGACAGAGCCGAAGAAAAAATAAGCGCCGAAGTTGATGGTTTGATTACTGCCTCTAAAGAGAACGATAAAGATGTCATAATAGTCACAAACGAAGTTGGCATGGGTCTTGTTCCTGAGTATAAATTGGGAAGAATATTTAGAGACATATCAGGCAGGATGAACAAAAAAATTGCGGAAAATGCTGATTATGTTTATTTTATGGTTTCAGGCATACCTTTAGAAATAAAGAACAAAAATAACCGTTTATTTTAA
- a CDS encoding QueT transporter family protein has product MNKKTKKIVYGALIAALYAVMTIALAPISYGQIQVRVAEALTVLPFFSSYSILGLFVGCIIANMVGGNGVFDIVFGSLATLISAVITYYIGKSNLKYKRYLAPLPPVVINAVIIGIELNVVFKLPLVASMLWVGLGEMVACYVLGLPLLLYIDKNEKIKEMLG; this is encoded by the coding sequence TTGAACAAAAAAACAAAGAAGATAGTCTATGGTGCATTGATCGCTGCTTTGTACGCAGTTATGACAATAGCACTTGCACCAATAAGCTACGGACAGATCCAAGTTAGAGTAGCTGAAGCACTTACGGTTTTGCCTTTCTTTTCATCATATTCCATTTTAGGACTTTTTGTAGGATGTATAATTGCGAATATGGTTGGCGGCAATGGAGTATTTGATATTGTCTTTGGCTCACTGGCAACTTTAATTAGCGCTGTAATCACGTACTATATTGGCAAATCCAATCTTAAATATAAGCGATATTTGGCGCCTCTACCGCCTGTTGTAATAAACGCAGTCATAATCGGCATAGAATTGAATGTCGTTTTTAAATTGCCACTTGTGGCGTCAATGTTGTGGGTAGGATTAGGTGAGATGGTTGCATGTTATGTATTGGGATTACCTCTTCTTTTGTATATAGATAAAAATGAGAAAATAAAAGAAATGCTTGGTTAG
- the cobS gene encoding adenosylcobinamide-GDP ribazoletransferase yields the protein MEEIKVLILSFQFMTRIPINIQINVDRNDFHKMVKYFPFVGGVVGAIASLMFYAVKNIFPREIAVTMAMVSLYILTGAMHIDGFADTFDGLFSNKGKDRMLEIMRDSRLGTNGVLALVFLVILKILFLSHIKDNLIYSTLILMPLFGRFSIILAAYVSKSARGGEGLGGLIIGKISTVELLLGFLFTSIVGFLFVQFTVFLKLLAVSSIIAYTITKYISLRIGGMTGDTLGAVNEFTELVIATLMYLMSIQKFLT from the coding sequence ATGGAAGAAATAAAGGTTTTGATATTATCATTTCAATTTATGACAAGGATACCTATTAATATTCAAATTAATGTAGACAGAAATGACTTCCACAAGATGGTCAAATATTTTCCTTTTGTAGGTGGAGTTGTTGGCGCTATTGCAAGCCTCATGTTTTATGCTGTGAAAAATATATTTCCCCGGGAAATAGCCGTTACAATGGCCATGGTGTCATTGTATATTTTAACAGGTGCAATGCACATAGACGGGTTTGCAGACACATTTGATGGTCTTTTCAGCAATAAAGGCAAAGATAGAATGCTTGAAATAATGAGGGATTCAAGGCTTGGTACAAATGGAGTTCTTGCTTTAGTATTTTTAGTAATTTTAAAAATACTGTTTTTGTCCCACATCAAAGATAATCTTATATATTCAACATTAATATTGATGCCTCTCTTTGGACGTTTTTCGATAATTTTAGCAGCGTACGTATCAAAATCAGCAAGAGGCGGAGAAGGGCTTGGAGGCCTTATCATCGGCAAGATATCTACTGTAGAGCTTTTGCTGGGCTTTTTATTTACATCGATTGTTGGCTTTTTATTCGTCCAATTCACAGTATTTTTGAAACTTCTAGCTGTTTCATCTATTATCGCGTACACGATCACAAAGTACATTTCATTGAGAATAGGCGGGATGACTGGAGATACATTAGGTGCAGTAAATGAATTTACAGAGCTTGTAATTGCTACTTTGATGTATTTAATGAGCATCCAAAAATTCCTTACATAA
- a CDS encoding DUF5685 family protein — MFGYVKPYKPEMKIKDYDVFKAYYCGLCKEIGRRYGETSRLTLNYELTYLAIFLSGLSDEEIDIKLESCIANPLKKKPIIKENPFVKYSADMNAILVYYKFIDDKADGKATASSFLEVLFRKQFKKSYKLHTEKAQNIRKHLETLQNLEKGKCSSVDESAEPFANILREVFLYENLDIDEKDYKKVEEIAYHLGRYIYILDAYNDLKGDIKNGNYNPFIYQYNLTDKNGEIELNNTLKEINEWTKFNLTFTLSTIVKLYEQLKFKKNIGIIDNIFRIGLYMEFMRIMEGEKSCRTHTKF; from the coding sequence ATGTTTGGATATGTAAAGCCGTATAAACCTGAGATGAAGATAAAGGATTACGATGTTTTTAAAGCATACTACTGCGGACTTTGCAAGGAAATAGGCAGAAGATATGGCGAGACAAGCCGCTTAACGTTAAACTATGAGCTTACTTATCTGGCAATCTTTTTATCAGGTCTATCGGATGAGGAGATCGACATTAAGCTCGAAAGCTGTATTGCAAATCCGCTTAAGAAGAAGCCAATCATAAAAGAAAACCCATTTGTAAAGTATTCTGCTGATATGAATGCAATACTAGTCTATTATAAATTTATAGACGACAAAGCAGATGGGAAAGCCACTGCCAGTTCTTTTTTGGAGGTTTTATTTAGAAAGCAATTTAAAAAATCATATAAGCTGCATACGGAAAAGGCACAAAATATAAGAAAACACCTAGAAACTTTGCAGAATCTTGAGAAGGGGAAATGTTCTTCTGTGGATGAATCTGCAGAGCCATTTGCGAATATTTTGCGTGAGGTTTTTCTTTATGAAAATTTGGATATAGATGAAAAAGATTATAAAAAGGTTGAAGAGATTGCATATCATTTAGGAAGATATATATACATTTTAGATGCGTATAATGATTTAAAAGGCGATATAAAAAATGGAAACTACAATCCTTTTATATATCAGTATAATCTTACCGACAAAAATGGCGAGATAGAGCTTAATAACACATTGAAAGAGATTAATGAGTGGACAAAATTTAATCTGACTTTCACTCTTTCTACAATTGTGAAATTGTATGAGCAATTGAAATTCAAGAAAAATATAGGCATTATTGATAATATTTTTAGAATAGGACTGTACATGGAATTTATGAGAATTATGGAAGGAGAAAAATCATGCAGAACCCATACGAAGTTTTAG
- a CDS encoding J domain-containing protein: MQNPYEVLGLKEGASIEEVKRAYRELVKKYHPDQYADNPLKDLAEEKLREINDAYKAIMDGYAGSNNYNHDRSYNSGNTTYSDNESMYYEVINALNRNDLYAAENILNTMRDRSAQWYYLYGHINYRRGRFGEAYNCFRMAVNMDPNNMEYREALNNMEMQRGVYQGDVYRRTMNDDCCQTLFTIWACDTCCECMGGDMFRCF; the protein is encoded by the coding sequence ATGCAGAACCCATACGAAGTTTTAGGATTAAAAGAAGGGGCTTCAATAGAGGAAGTTAAAAGGGCTTATAGGGAACTTGTGAAGAAGTATCATCCTGATCAGTATGCTGATAACCCGTTAAAAGACCTTGCAGAAGAAAAATTGAGAGAAATAAATGATGCATATAAAGCGATAATGGATGGATATGCTGGTTCTAATAATTACAACCATGACAGAAGTTATAACAGTGGAAATACGACATACAGTGATAATGAATCCATGTACTATGAAGTGATAAATGCCCTCAATAGAAATGATTTATATGCAGCAGAGAACATATTAAATACTATGAGAGACAGAAGTGCACAGTGGTATTATTTGTATGGTCATATAAATTACAGAAGGGGAAGATTTGGAGAAGCGTACAACTGCTTTAGGATGGCTGTCAACATGGACCCAAATAATATGGAGTACCGTGAAGCTTTAAACAACATGGAAATGCAAAGAGGTGTGTATCAAGGGGATGTCTACAGGAGGACCATGAATGATGATTGCTGTCAGACCCTCTTTACTATATGGGCATGTGATACCTGCTGCGAATGCATGGGTGGAGACATGTTTAGATGTTTTTAA
- a CDS encoding type II toxin-antitoxin system VapB family antitoxin codes for MRTTINVSEDILKEAEMLYETNNRSKAVEEALKDAIRIKKLQHLMELKGKINFAIDSSDIEKLRSMEIDER; via the coding sequence ATGCGCACAACGATAAATGTATCTGAGGATATTCTCAAAGAAGCTGAAATGCTGTATGAGACAAACAATAGGTCAAAAGCTGTTGAAGAAGCTTTGAAGGATGCCATAAGGATAAAAAAATTGCAGCATTTGATGGAACTTAAGGGAAAGATAAACTTTGCAATAGATTCTTCAGACATTGAAAAATTAAGGAGCATGGAAATAGATGAAAGATAA
- the vapC gene encoding type II toxin-antitoxin system VapC family toxin, protein MKDKILVDTSVWIEYFRNKQGIAEIIDDMLMQDRVYIMGLIIAELLQGVKTKKELEMLERYIDSIPTVPCDDKDWIEAGRLSFKLRKDGKIIPLSDVLIAATSLKNNMMIFSFDQHFKMIDGVKLFDPMTI, encoded by the coding sequence ATGAAAGATAAAATACTTGTTGATACATCTGTATGGATAGAATATTTTAGAAACAAACAAGGAATTGCTGAGATTATCGACGATATGCTGATGCAAGATAGAGTTTATATTATGGGTCTTATAATTGCTGAACTTCTTCAAGGAGTAAAGACAAAAAAAGAGTTGGAAATGCTTGAAAGGTATATTGATTCGATTCCGACAGTACCATGTGATGACAAAGATTGGATAGAGGCTGGAAGGCTTTCTTTTAAATTAAGGAAAGATGGCAAGATTATTCCCTTATCAGATGTGCTAATTGCTGCTACATCGCTTAAAAATAACATGATGATATTTTCATTTGATCAACATTTTAAAATGATAGACGGCGTTAAATTGTTTGACCCTATGACCATTTAA
- the cobD gene encoding threonine-phosphate decarboxylase CobD gives MDKYEHGGNIYVYKEDVIDFSSNINPLGFPECIKDSMDVAVLTKYPDVNYAQLKRSISRYVNLKDENIIVGNGASELIYLFVRAFSLKRPLIPSPAFLEYERAVILSGGNPLYYEIPEKDGYVIDADEIVNRLLEVDSVIIGNPNNPTGKGIKRKDVEYIVKEAKKLNLPMMIDEAFVEFIYDYKEYQSLDFIKDYDNLFVVRAATKFFGLPGLRLGYGFGSENLIKRLEAYKEPWTVNAFADAVSRRIFEDVEFMEKTRKYIREEITYLTSEMKKIDELVVFDTLTNFMLLKLKHMHVGDLKEELLKRGILIRDASNFRYLDDRFFRVAVKSHDDNVKLIEAIKEVLK, from the coding sequence GTGGATAAATATGAGCATGGCGGCAATATTTATGTTTACAAAGAAGATGTAATAGACTTTAGCTCAAACATAAACCCTCTTGGCTTTCCAGAATGTATAAAAGACTCTATGGATGTTGCGGTTTTGACTAAGTACCCTGATGTAAACTACGCCCAGTTAAAGAGGTCTATCTCAAGATATGTAAATTTAAAAGATGAGAACATAATAGTCGGCAATGGCGCGTCCGAACTCATCTACCTATTTGTGCGGGCATTTTCGTTAAAGAGGCCCCTTATTCCATCTCCTGCTTTTTTAGAATACGAAAGGGCAGTTATATTATCAGGAGGAAATCCTTTGTACTACGAGATTCCAGAAAAAGATGGATACGTGATTGATGCAGATGAAATAGTAAATCGCCTTTTAGAAGTAGATTCTGTCATCATAGGAAATCCTAACAATCCTACAGGAAAGGGAATAAAGCGGAAAGATGTGGAATACATAGTGAAGGAAGCAAAAAAGCTTAATTTGCCGATGATGATAGATGAAGCATTCGTAGAATTTATATACGATTATAAAGAATATCAGTCTTTAGATTTCATAAAAGATTACGATAATCTTTTTGTTGTAAGAGCTGCCACTAAGTTTTTTGGACTTCCTGGGTTACGCCTTGGATACGGTTTTGGAAGTGAAAATTTGATAAAGAGATTGGAAGCTTACAAAGAACCATGGACGGTAAATGCTTTTGCTGATGCTGTAAGCAGAAGGATTTTTGAAGATGTTGAATTTATGGAAAAGACGAGAAAATATATAAGAGAAGAAATAACTTATTTGACAAGTGAGATGAAAAAGATAGATGAATTAGTCGTGTTTGATACATTGACTAACTTTATGTTGCTAAAGCTTAAACATATGCATGTGGGAGATCTAAAAGAAGAATTATTAAAAAGAGGGATACTGATTAGAGATGCATCAAATTTCAGGTATTTGGATGACAGGTTTTTTAGAGTAGCTGTAAAAAGCCATGATGATAATGTAAAACTGATAGAAGCTATAAAAGAAGTTTTAAAGTGA
- a CDS encoding ECF transporter S component, whose protein sequence is MNTKTTTIKNVKTLTLVAMLIAMSAVGAMIKIYNTVAFDSLPGYFASLYFGSYIGAIVISLGHIFTALTSGFPLGIPNHIIIAVSMAVCAYFYSIAYKKFNSYVAVAVGTILNGPVATLIFVPQYGWGFFVQMVFPLTIASFANVFLAAVIFKAISTKIKR, encoded by the coding sequence ATGAATACAAAAACAACAACGATTAAAAATGTAAAAACTTTGACGCTTGTGGCTATGCTTATAGCCATGAGTGCTGTTGGTGCCATGATTAAAATCTACAATACGGTTGCGTTTGATTCATTGCCTGGGTATTTTGCATCCCTTTATTTTGGAAGCTACATAGGAGCAATCGTTATTTCTTTAGGCCATATTTTTACTGCGCTTACATCTGGTTTTCCACTTGGAATACCAAATCACATCATCATTGCAGTATCGATGGCTGTATGTGCATATTTTTATTCAATTGCGTATAAAAAGTTTAATAGCTATGTAGCAGTTGCTGTTGGTACTATATTAAATGGACCTGTTGCAACACTTATTTTTGTTCCTCAATATGGTTGGGGCTTTTTCGTTCAGATGGTATTTCCGCTTACTATTGCATCGTTTGCTAATGTTTTTCTAGCGGCAGTCATCTTTAAAGCCATCTCAACTAAGATAAAAAGGTAA